A DNA window from Seriola aureovittata isolate HTS-2021-v1 ecotype China chromosome 8, ASM2101889v1, whole genome shotgun sequence contains the following coding sequences:
- the polr1d gene encoding DNA-directed RNA polymerases I and III subunit RPAC2, whose product MAGEGEKKPVLEIVQADGADEGCVTFVLHDEDHTLGNSLRYMIMKHVDVDFCGYTITHPSESKINFRIQTRGGVAATEPLRRGLNELSDVCQHVLNTFQARVNEFKERQEQPME is encoded by the exons ATGGCTGGAGAAGGCGAGAAGAAACCAGTGCTGGAGATT gTCCAAGCTGATGGGGCTGATGAGGGCTGTGTGACATTTGTGCTGCATGATGAAGACCATACACTGGGAAACTCCCTCAGATATATGATCATGAAAca CGTGGATGTTGACTTCTGTGGCTACACTATCACCCATCCATCTGAGAGCAAGATCAACTTTCGCATTCAAACACGAG GGGGAGTTGCAGCCACAGAGCCTCTACGGAGGGGTCTGAATGAGCTCAGTGATGTTTGTCAACATGTTCTCAACACCTTTCAG GCGAGAGTTAATGAGTTCAAAGAGAGGCAGGAGCAGCCCATGGAATGA
- the sybl1 gene encoding vesicle-associated membrane protein 7, giving the protein MAILFAVVARGTTILAKHAWCGGNFLEVTEQILAKIPSENNKLTYSHGSYLFHYICHDRIIYLCITDDDFERSRAFSFLSEVKKRFQTTYGSRAQTALPYAMNSEFSSTLAAQMKHHSDPRGSDRVTESQLQVDDLKGIMVRNIDLVAQRGEKLELLIDKTENLVDSSVTFKTTSRNLARAMCMKNLKLTVVIVLVCLVVLYIIVSAACGGLKWPTCVK; this is encoded by the exons atggcaatccTTTTTGCTGTGGTGGCTCGAGGAACCACCATCCTGGCCAAACATGCATGGTGTGGCGGGAACTTCCTGGAAGTGACTGAACAGATCTTAGCCAAAATCCCCTCAGAGAATAACAAGTTGACTTACAGCCACGGCAG CTATCTCTTTCATTACATCTGTCATGACAGAATCATATATCTGTGCATCACTGATGAT GACTTTGAGAGGTCACGTGCATTCAGTTTCCTTAGTGAAGTCAAGAAGCGTTTCCAAACAACATATGGGTCACGTGCGCAAACAGCCCTGCCCTACGCCATGAACAGTGAGTTCTCCTCAACACTGGCAGCTCAGATG AAACACCACTCAGACCCACGCGGATCAGATCGTGTCACTGAGAGTCAGTTGCAAGTGGATGACCTGAAGGGCATTATGGTCCGCAACATAG ACTTGGTagctcagagaggagagaagctgGAATTGCTGATTGACAAGACAGAAAATCTGGTTGATTCT tCGGTCACATTTAAGACCACTAGTCGTAACCTTGCACGAGCCATGTGTATGAAGAACCTCAAGCTGACTGTTGTCATTGTGCTGGTGTGCCTG GTGGTCCTTTACATTATTGTCTCTGCTGCCTGTGGAGGCCTCAAATGGCCCACATGTGTCAAATAA